In Daphnia magna isolate NIES linkage group LG5, ASM2063170v1.1, whole genome shotgun sequence, a single genomic region encodes these proteins:
- the LOC116923000 gene encoding troponin C, with protein MDGDDEKTQMLKKAFAMFDQGKTGFIETNRVAAILNTMGQQFDSNELAITIEEADKNKTGKLSFEAFYSIAANFLEDEDDEAMQNELKEAFRLYDKEGNGYITTAVLREILAALDDKLTSDDLDGIIEEIDEDGSGTIDFDEFMEMMTG; from the exons ATG GACGGTGACGATGAAAAGACTCAAA TGCTTAAGAAGGCTTTCGCCATGTTCGATCAGGGCAAAACTGGATTCATTGAAACAAATCGAGTGGCAGCTATTTTGAACACCATGGGCCAACAATTCGACAGCAACGAGTTGGCGATCACAATCGAAGAAGCTGATAAAAACA aGACTGGCAAACTGTCATTCGAAGCTTTCTACAGCATTGCTGCCAACTTCTTGGAGGATGAAGATGATGAAGCTATGCAGAATGAGCTCAAGGAGGCTTTCCGTCTTTACGACAAAGAAG GTAACGGTTACATCACAACAGCTGTGTTGCGTGAAATTTTGGCCGCCTTGGACGACAAGCTCACCTCAGACGATTTGGACGGTATCATCGAAGAAATCGATGAAGATGGTTCCGGAACTATTGATTTTGATG AATTCATGGAGATGATGACTGGATAA